GCCTCTTCCCCCTCAGAACTTAGACCTCAGGCTCCTGCAGGCTGACTCACCTTGACCAGGTAGCCGCCGAAATGGGCCCCCATGTTGGACAGCACCTTCTTTTTCTTGGCATCATCCTCTGCCCGCTTCTtggcctcttcctcttccttcctcatcTTCTCCTCCTGTGGGAAGGAAGGGGTTAACCTCATGGCTGCCCCTCTGGGCCTGAGGGAGGAGGGCGGGAAGGACGGGGGCTCAGTTCTGTGCTGAGTGGAGCACAGGGATCAGCAGGCCAGGGACATCAGAACCAGCAGAGACACAGGTATCTCCTCCTGGGGGCCAGGTCTCCGGTGTGATCACCTGTACGTTCCTTCCCCtgtctgggctttttttttttttttttttgagaccaggctggagtgcagtggcgcgatctcggctcactgcaacctccgcctcccaggttcaagtgattctcctgcctcagcctcccaagtagctgggactacaggtgcacaccaacacatcccgctaatttttgtctttttagtagagattgggttttaccatgttggccaggccggtctcaaactcctgacctcaagtgatctgcaacacctcagcctcccagagtgctgggattgcaaatGTTAGCCCGGCCCCCTTCCTGGGTCTTAATATCCccccagaaaaaaatggaaatgaaggagaaggagaaggagaaggagaaatgcCTGCTTTTTCTGCATGCCTCCAACCTGAAACAGCCAATTGTGAACTTTGCTATGTGACCTCACTCCAGATGCTCAGCCTGTCTGGGCCACAGTTGCCCTTAGTCTCAGGAGATGAGAATGTCTGTTTTAAGGGGGTCAAGGAAGGTAACTGGTGATAAGTCCAAGGACTGGAGAGATTAAAGAGACTGATGGCTTCGAGCCTGAGGAAGGGGTTCTAGAATATTTAGCAAAGGAATTACAACATTTGAGAAACTCTTCATTGCATGTTCCAGAAATAGTGGCTTGTCCAGGCTGAGCCCCCTCTCCTTATGGTGGACATGAGGCTTTTTGTACACCCAGTACTCCGTACCTGAattagtttcctttctttttttgagatggagtttccctttgtcactcaggctggagtgcagtggtgcaatctctaagctgctcactgcaaaccccacctcctgggttcaagtgattctcctgcctcagtctcccaagtaactggtattacagacatgtgccaccacgaccagctaatttttgtatttttagtagagacagggtttcaccatgttgcctaggctggtcgtgaactactggcctcaagtgatccacttgtcttccaaagcgctgggattacaggtgtgagccaccgtgcccaagcTTAGTTTCCTATCACTGCTATCATTTGCAAACTTAGTGGCAGAAAAACAATGCAAGCTTGTTATCTTACAATTCTGCGGATCAGACATCTGAAATTGGTCCCACTGGGCTGAAATCAAGAACCAATTTTCTCTGGAGGTTCTAGGGGAGAATtcattcccttcccttttccagcTGCTGCCTGCACGTCTGGGCCCGTGGACCTACCTCCATCTTCAGAGGCAGCCAtgtagcatcttcaaatctctcagTATGACCCTCTGgccttcctcttataaggacccttgtgatgaTCTTGCCCCTCCCCACAAATATTCCAGGACAACtgtcccatctcaagatccttaacttaatcacatctgcaaaatcccctTCTCGGCTGGGTGACAGGcaggtggcttgtgcctgtaatcccagctacctgggaggctgaggcaggaggatcacgtgagcccagggtTTGGGAACAAcgtgggcaacatagaaagaccctatctcaaataataataataataataataataatggccaggcatggtggctcatgcctgtaatcccagcactttgggaggccaagggggtggatcgcctaaggtcaggagttcgagaccagcctgaccaacatgaagaaaccccatttctactaaaaatacaaaaattagccaagccggatggcgggtgcctgtaatcccagctactcaggaggctaaggcaggggaatcacttgaaccagaaggcagaggttgcagtgagccgagatcacgtcactgcgctccagcctgggtgacagagcaagactgtctcgaaaaaaaaaaaaggaaaaagaagaaaatggagaatccaggctgggtgcggtggctcatgcctgtaatcccagcactttgggaggccacggcagctggattgcttgagcttaggagttgaagaccagcctggacaacatggcaaaatgctgtgtctacaaaaaaattgaaataataattaaaaaaaaaatacccgggcagagtggcgcatgcctgtagtcccagcgattctggaggctgaggtgggaaaatcgtttgagcccgggaggttctagctgtagtgagctaggatcacgccactgcacgtcagcctgggtgacagagcaagaccctgcctccaaataaatacatagataataataataggtcgggtgtggtggctcatgcctgtaataccagcactttgggaggctgaggcaggcggatcacctgaggtcgggagttcgagaccagcctgaccaacatggagaaaccccgtctatactaaaaatacaaaattagccaggtgtggtggcgcaggcctgtaatcccagctactcaggaggctgaggcaagagaattgcttgaacctgggaggcggaggttgcaatgagccgagatcgcgccattgcactccagcctgggtgacgagagtgaaactctgtctcaaaataacaacaacaacaacaacaataataataataataatgataggccgggcgcggtggctcacacctgtaatcccagcactttggaaggctgaggcaggtggatcacgaggccaggagatcgagaccatcctggccaacatggtgaaaccctgtctctactaaaaatacaaaaattagccgggcgtgatggggagcacctgtagtcccagctactcaggaggatgaggcaggagaattgcttgaacctgggaggtggaggctgaagtgaactgagatcacaccactgcactccagccggggtgacagagctagactcagttccaaataataataatagtaataataataacaacaacaacaaaatgggcATCTGGCTGAAGAAGTAACATTTGGActcccagggcagggcaggcaccCACCGCCAGCTTAGCCTGACGTTCGCGTTCCTTCTCAGTTCTGAAGCGCTGTTGCTCGGCTCTCTCCGACCGGCGCCGCTCCTGGGGAACGGAGAAGAATAAAGGGGTGCAGGGACGTACCCCCAGTCATCCCTCCCCAGAGTAGGCGAAGAGTGGAGATAAACAGGCTGGAGTGTGGCCACCGACTTGGATGAATTCCCGAAAGCCTCAGGCTCAGCTCTGTACTAGAAGGAAAACCATTATCTGCATCTCCCAAGAtgcaagggagagaggaagactGGGGGGCACCCGGACTCTCGGCTCACAATGCGCTCTTTCAAGGCAAtcagctcctcttcctccttcttccgcTGCTCAAAATGCACGTCGATGAGCGTCTGCAGCTCCAGCAGGTCTTTCTCCATGCGCTTGCGGTGGATGTCCTGCAGGACACACGGGGAGTCAGTCCTGGGAGACCCTGGAGAGGGCAGCGGCCTCCCAGCGCCTCCCCCATGCAGGACGGTGAACTGGACCGTTTCCCAGGTGGTGTCCAGCAGGTGGCAGCAATGCCTCGTGTTTGACACTAATCAGCTCTTGCAAAGACAGAGCTGCCCAAAGacgggagtggggagtggggagtggggaccttttctcccaggctgcagtgaaatggcgtgatctcggctcaccgcaacttctgcctcccgggttcaatcgattttcctgcctcagcctcccgagtagctgggattacagacggcccaccaccacgcccggctaatttttgtgtttgtagtagagacggggtttcaccatattgagcaggctggtctcgaactcctgacctcaatttcccaaagtgctgggattacaggcgtgagccaccgcggcccaGCCCGGCGCCTTTTCATGATTGAAACAAAAGCCCCTTGAAGACTAGCAACTGCGCCTGGGGAGGGGTCTCTTGACACTTACATCGAAGTCAACACGCTCCCCTTCGGGGATCTTTGGCGGGATCAAAGGAGGCACCACGGGGCGGCTGGGTGGACGGAAACATAGAGACCATGAGTGGCCCGACCTCCCTGAGCCACCTCCCACCTCCGGGATGCGCTGCCTGGTGAGGTAGCCGCCAGCCCCCTGAACGTGGAGGGTCCCAACTGAGGCAGGCTGTCAGTGAAATGCACAGAATCGTGTTTTATgctgattacatgttgaaatgataaaaatttatgTAACAGATTTTTAGAACTGtgctatgaaaattaaattttcctATGTTGTTGCTGTACTTTAAAAGTATGCctagcaagtttttttttttttttttttttgagacagagtcttgctctgtctcccaggctggagtgcaatggtgccatctcggcccaccacaacctccgcctcccaggttcaagcaattctcctgcctcagcttcacgagtagttgggattacaggcgcctgccaccacacctgggtaatttttgtatttttagtagagatggggtttcaccatgctggccagcctggtcttgaactctcgacctcaggcgatctgcctgtctcagcctcccaatgtgctgggattacaggcgtgagcccccgtgcccagccatttttaaattttttgtagagatggtgtttcacaggccgggcgcggtggctcatgcctgtaatcctagcactttgggaagccaaggcgggtgaatcacttgagatcaggagttcaaaaccagtgtggccatcatggtgaaaccccatctctattaaaaaaaaaaaaaaattagctgggcatggtggtgcatgcctgtaatccctgctacttgggaggctgaggcaggagaatcgcttgaacccaggaggtggaggttgcagtgagccaacatcatgccaccgcactccagcctgggtgacagagggagactccatctcaaaaaaaaaaaaaagatagatagatagatagatggcgcttcactatgttgtccagggtggtcttgaacttctgagctcaagtgatcctcccgcctcagcctcccagagtgctgggactacaggcatgagccaccgtgcccggcctttagTAAGAAATTGTAAGTGATGTGTGTGTCTTGCCATCTATTCTATTGGGTGGTGCTGCTCTGAGGTTCAGCCCTCAGCCTGCTCTGATTTCCTGCCACTTCCTTGGAATTCTCTTTTCTGGGTTTCTGAGACAACCAAGAGCGATTCCAGGATGAAGGGGACAGGACTTAGGGGTCgctgggcaaggggagggaggaggtgagGACAATCCCCAGCGGTCTCTGGGCCAGGCAGCCAAGTGCACAGTGGGGCTACCATCTCCATCTTGGAAAAGTTGATGAGCTCCTTCGGGGCGTCATGTGTGGGAAGACAATACGGCTCACCATATTTTACAGGAATAAATACTGGCTTGCCTCCCACCCCCGGGGCTGTTCCATCCCTGTCTCCTGGCCCCCCACACCCCCGTGAGCTGCCAGGGAgcctcccttttcccttttctcatcATCAATGCCATTCACTCCAATGACTTCTGGTATTGTCAACTGCTGAGGACTCGCCAAGTGTCTCTGGTCCAGACTCTCTCCTAAGCCCCAGACTCAAGTTAGCAGGTATCTCCTGAACTTTTCCCACCTTCCCACACACGACGTCCTGATGGAGCTCACCATCTTCTCTGAGAAGGAGATGGCAGCCCCACTGTCCACTCTGTTCCCCAGCCCAAGAGACCCTTAGGGGTTGCCCCCATTgcttccctccccttgccccaacAATCCCCAAATCCTGTCCCTTTGCCTTGGAATCCCTGTCAGTCCATTCCctccctccattttttttttttttttttttagatggagtttcactcttgtcgcccaggctggagtgcgatggcacgatcttggctcactgcaacctctgcctcccggttcaagcgattctcctgcctcaagcctcccaaatagctgggattacaggtgcccaccacaatacctggctaatttttttttttttttttttgagatggagtctcgctctgtcgcccaggctggagtgcagtggccggatctcagctcactgcaagctccgcctcctgggttcccgccattctcctgcctcagcctcccgagtagctgggactacaagcgcccgccacctcgcccggctaatttttttgtcttttttttttttagtagagacagggtttcaccatgttagccaggatggtctcgatctcctgacctcgtgatccgcccatctcggcctcccaaagtgctgggattacaggcttgagccaccgtgcctggccaattatttttgtatttttagtagagacaggatttcaccatgttggccacactggtctcaaactcctgaccccaggtaatctgcccccctcagcctcccaaagtgctggaattacaggcatgagccactgcgcccagccccattcccctatttttatttatgttttagagacggtcttgctctgttgcccaggctggaatacggtggtgcaatcacagctcactgcagcctccaaatcctgggctcaaacaatcctccttccccagcctcctgagtcgctggaatcacaggtgtgtgccactgtgcccgactaatttttaaaaattttttaaatttttaaaatttaaaaattttaaatttttaaatttaaatttaaatttagggATGCAGGGGATTTCATTTTGTtacttaggctggtcttgaactcctatcctcaagcgatcctcccacctgtcACTATGCAGGCAGAGGGCACAGTGTGTGCAAAGGCTCGGGGTATAAAAGCACGGCGTGGCTAGAGAACCATGAAATACTGTGTGTCTGTCAGTGGGGAAGGGAGATGCTGGAGAGCTCGGCTGGAGCCAGATGGGGAAGGCTTTGAATGCAGGCTAGTTGCTTTGACTTGTCTTAAGGGTAGTGGGGAGTTGAGGAAAGATTCTGAGCAGAGGAGGGGCGGGGTTAGCGCTGGTGTTAAAGGTCTCTCTGGAGTCATGGAGGAGGATGAGCCACAAGCTGGAGGCAAAGAGGCCAGAGAGGAGGCTGGGGTGATGGTAAAGGCGCGAGGGGAAGAGGGACCATTGGgtggaaagaaggaaacagactggctggccatggtggcttgtgcctgtaatcccagcactctgggaggctgaggtgggagaattgcttgaggataggagttcgagaccagcctgagcaacatagcaagacctcagctctacaaaaaggaaaaaaaaaaatagccaggtgtggtgacacatgcctgtggtcccggctactcgggaggctgagatgggaggattgcttgaagccatgATGTCcaggcagtgagccaggattgggtcactgcaatccagtctgggtAATAGAGTGGAGACTATGACGATGATGAAGGAGGAGAAGacgaaggggaaggggaaagggaaaaagaggaagaggaggaggaggtggaaggagggagaggaggtgaagggaggagggagaggggaaggggcaggagggggagggaggagggggagggaggaggaggagggaggaggagcagaaggaggtGGAGAAATGTTGACTGCTGTTGCAATTTCCTCCCTCCATCTCTGCCTTTCTCACACCCTATCTCTGGGGATAGAGGGAATATTTAGGAAGATGTATGGTTGGGGCCCCCCACCCTGTAGGGTCTCACCTTGGTTTGGGGCGCTCCTCTTCTGTTGGTGGTGGGGGATACAAAGAGATAATTAGCAAGAGTTTAGAGGAGAGGGACTAGGCCTGACACACCCTGGGGAGGGACCCCCCAAGCCTCGGCCCCCAGGAGCCCAGGGAAGGACGCCGGAGTCCAGTTCCAGAGGAGGGgcatgggaagaaaaaaagagggaaggaaagtcAGGGAGGCTGTAAAGGAGGAAGAGGGTCACACGCATCAGATATACATTCAGAAATGGTGTGGGGACCCCCCACCGCcgctgtctgtattcccaggagTGCAAACCCCCAGACCCTTCTCTATTTATATGCCCAGAGCGCCTGCCCTCCTCCATTAAGACCCAGCAGTGCGGGGAGGGCCAACGTCTGTCTTTATTCAGTGACCCCAGAGCTCTCTCCCCAGCTGGCCCTCCACCCCCACCTTGGAGACCCTGACTCCCAGGGCTAGCCTCCTCTGCAATCCTAAATTCCAAGCCCCAACCTTTGAATGTATATGGGGGAGAAAATAACAGACAAGGTCGGAGGCGAAGATGAGGGTGACGGGGTGGTGCTTCTCCGCAAACATCCAACCCTTCTATAAAGATTCCTCCAGACTGGGGAAGAAGGCTTGGGTGTCGGTCCCTTTAAGAAGGAAGGGAACGGGTTAAAGCCACGGCAGGGCCATTTCCCTTCCCGGCCCCGAGAGGGCGCAGGAGCTCTCAGAGGCTTAAAGGACCGGGCCTGGGGGCGGGTTATGGGGGCGGAGGGAGGGAAGGGTGGTCGTGGAGGTTGGAGCCCGAGGATATCGGGGGTCCCCCCGGGCCCCCGACATCGGTCTCGGGAAGCGAAGCAGCCGCGGTTACCTGGCTCTGCCACCGGCTCCGGCTCTtcgggggctggggaggggcgggAGGAGCAGCGAGGGTGTGGGGAGCGAGCGGGGAGCGGCCACGCCCGGGCGCGgcgggggagagagggagagacggGAGAGGCTGTTAGAGGACCTGGAGCCGAGGCCGTCGGGAGCCCCGTCCCGCCCCCTCCTCCCGGGCCCAGCgtccccgcccccagccccccGCCCCCAGCTCCAGACCTGCGGAGTCCGGGAcctcaccttcctcctcctccgcAGCCTCCTCTGGAGATGGGGGCACAGAAGAGAAAACGTTAGGAGCTCGGGCAGGGGTGCGGGGAGTGGCCAGAGACCAAGGTTCCAGCCTCTGCTGGACCGGGGGTCCCTCTGGCCTCGGCTGCGTTGAGCATGTGCCCCCTGGCGGTGCAGGGATGGCACGGGGAGACGCTCCAGACCCGGAGAGGGCGGGCGAGGGCCCGAGGGCTGAGCTGCCCCTTCCCCGCCAGGGTGACACAAGCCTCGCCTCCCGTCCCAAGAGTTCCTGGGGGTGTCTCCATCCCAAGGGGCCGGCCCACTCCCTACTCACCTTCCGGCTGCTCCCTGCGGACGGGtgtggggaaagagggaggggagagtTAGACCTGGGGTGGGAGAGCCTCTCCACCATTGCACGCCCCAACCCCTCCCAGTGCGGCACTCACTCCTCATATTCCTGCTCCTCGGTGTCCGACATCCTGGTGCGGCctaagaaacagagagaagaggCCCAGTGGGGTGGGGCCCCAAGGAGGGGGCGACCtagactcctgggtctgagggaggaggggctgggggctggactcctgggtctggactcctgggtctgagggaggaggagctggggcctggactcctgggtctggaCTCgtgggtctgaggcaggaggagctggggcctggacacctgtctgagggaggaggggatggaggcttgGACTCCTggatctgagggaggaggggccaggggcctggactcctggttctgagggaggagggctgggggctggactcctgggtcagagaggaggagctgcagcctggactcctgggtctggactcctgggtctgagggaggaggagctgggggcCTGGATTCCTGGGTCTGGACTCcggggtctgagggaggaggagctgggggcCTGGATTCCTGAGtctggactcccgggtctgagggaggaggagctgggggcctggactcctgggtctggactcctgggtctgagggaggaggagctggggcctggactcctgggtctggactcctgggtctggaCTTgtgggtctgaggcaggaggagctggggcctggacacctgggtctgagggaggaggggatggaggcttgGACTCCTGgttctgagggaggaggggccaggggcTGGACACCTGGGCCTGAAGGAGGAagggctgggggtctggactcctgagtctgagggaggagaggccaggggctggactcctgggtctgagggagcaGGGGCTGGGGTCTGGaatcctgggtctgagggaggaggagctggggccTGGATTCCTGGATCTAAGGGAGGAGGGACTGGgagtctggactcctgggtctgagggaggagggactgggagtctggactcctgggtctgagggaggagggactgggagtctggactcctgggtctgagggaggaggggctgggggtctcgactcctgggtctgagggaggaggggctgggagtcTGCACTcctgagtctgagggaggaggggctgggggtctggactcctgggtctgagggaggaggggctgggggtctggactcctgggtctgagggaggagggggctggggacctggactcctgcgtctgagggaggagggctcaggtctggactcctgggtccgAGGGAGGGGGCTGGCTGTCCTAAAGCACGCATGAGGACAGACCTTGGTAGATGTGGTCCTGGCACAGCCAGGAGGCTGCAGACCCTGCCCCCTCCACACAGCTGTCCTCTTTTGTCTTATGACAAGTCCATGGGAACCTGATCCAGCTGGGATTAGGAG
The sequence above is a segment of the Macaca nemestrina isolate mMacNem1 chromosome 20, mMacNem.hap1, whole genome shotgun sequence genome. Coding sequences within it:
- the LOC105497306 gene encoding troponin T, slow skeletal muscle isoform X3 translates to MSDTEEQEYEEEQPEEEAAEEEEAPEEPEPVAEPEEERPKPSRPVVPPLIPPKIPEGERVDFDDIHRKRMEKDLLELQTLIDVHFEQRKKEEEELIALKERIERRRSERAEQQRFRTEKERERQAKLAEEKMRKEEEEAKKRAEDDAKKKKVLSNMGAHFGGYLVKAEQKRGKRQTGREMKLRILSERKKPLDIDYMGEEQLRAWPAWLPPSQPSCPTREKAQELSNWIHQLESEKFDLMAKLKQQKYEINVLYNRISHAQKFRKGAGKGRVGGRWK
- the LOC105497306 gene encoding troponin T, slow skeletal muscle isoform X2, with product MSDTEEQEYEEEQPEEEAAEEEEEEERPKPSRPVVPPLIPPKIPEGERVDFDDIHRKRMEKDLLELQTLIDVHFEQRKKEEEELIALKERIERRRSERAEQQRFRTEKERERQAKLAEEKMRKEEEEAKKRAEDDAKKKKVLSNMGAHFGGYLVKAEQKRGKRQTGREMKLRILSERKKPLDIDYMGEEQLREKAQELSNWIHQLESEKFDLMAKLKQQKYEINVLYNRISHAQKFRKGAGKGRVGGRWK
- the LOC105497306 gene encoding troponin T, slow skeletal muscle isoform X4; protein product: MSDTEEQEYEEEQPEEEAAEEEEAPEEPEPVAEPEEERPKPSRPVVPPLIPPKIPEGERVDFDDIHRKRMEKDLLELQTLIDVHFEQRKKEEEELIALKERIERRRSERAEQQRFRTEKERERQAKLAEEKMRKEEEEAKKRAEDDAKKKKVLSNMGAHFGGYLVKAEQKRGKRQTGREMKLRILSERKKPLDIDYMGEEQLREKAQELSNWIHQLESEKFDLMAKLKQQKYEINVLYNRISHAQKFRKGAGKGRVGGRWK
- the LOC105497306 gene encoding troponin T, slow skeletal muscle isoform X1 encodes the protein MSDTEEQEYEEEQPEEEAAEEEEEEERPKPSRPVVPPLIPPKIPEGERVDFDDIHRKRMEKDLLELQTLIDVHFEQRKKEEEELIALKERIERRRSERAEQQRFRTEKERERQAKLAEEKMRKEEEEAKKRAEDDAKKKKVLSNMGAHFGGYLVKAEQKRGKRQTGREMKLRILSERKKPLDIDYMGEEQLRAWPAWLPPSQPSCPTREKAQELSNWIHQLESEKFDLMAKLKQQKYEINVLYNRISHAQKFRKGAGKGRVGGRWK